A window from Argopecten irradians isolate NY chromosome 3, Ai_NY, whole genome shotgun sequence encodes these proteins:
- the LOC138320144 gene encoding uncharacterized protein SYNPCC7002_A0175-like: MFRILCFTLALHAVLGGNLVEVLQSAGESTLISLVQKAGLADALTQGTFTIFAPSNAAFAKLPASLMATLGSDVNALANVLKYHVVSGSIRKQDASNEAQLDTLAGKKIRLNIYNHNHKVTAEGSTISRFDLQASNGYVHILDSVMLPPEGSIVDLVAGNSELSTLLSKVQSANLVSALQDRS, from the exons atgtttcgTATACTTTGCTTCACCCTAGCCTTACATGCCGTATTGGGCGGTAACCTAGTAGAAGTTTTACAATCGGCCGGAGAGTCCACTCTGATCAGTCTGGTACAGAAAGCTGGTCTAGCTGATGCTCTCACTCAAG GGACTTTCACCATTTTCGCCCCCTCCAATGCTGCCTTTGCTAAGCTGCCTGCTAGCCTTATGGCCACCCTAGGCAGCGACGTGAATGCTCTCGCCAACGTCTTGAAATACCACGTGGTTTCGGGATCAATCAGAAAACAGGATGCTTCTAACGAGGCTCAACTTGATACCCTTGCTGGCAAGAAAATTCGTCTTAACATCTACAACCATAATCAT AAGGTAACCGCTGAGGGATCCACAATTTCCCGTTTCGACCTCCAGGCTAGCAATGGATATGTCCATATACTTGATTCTGTAATGCTTCCACCAGAGGGCAGCATTGTCGATCTCGTAGCCGGTAACTCAGAGTTATCCACCCTGTTATCGAAGGTCCAATCAGCAAACCTTGTATCAGCACTACAAG ACAGAAGTTAA
- the LOC138317710 gene encoding LOW QUALITY PROTEIN: uncharacterized protein (The sequence of the model RefSeq protein was modified relative to this genomic sequence to represent the inferred CDS: deleted 1 base in 1 codon), giving the protein MAASRLASNLTEDYLTCSVCCEIFKDPRQLSCDHSFCLSCLLDYGQKCVQSGQIKCPICRTANSCPSGVEFCTWIKSLPSDLLLMAILTTVQNHDSNSLIPKEESVFSEKESTDGGECQSFCTKHESNIMDVYCFTHALLLCATCAWIDHAQCLSFPLDDCSEKLNGLITQLMTRFDKLSNRIIDLKLQGGQSKDMIVKSKSSSQASLREIQEVLQQFWSKAQLNVQHLAQSIHQRDNDVLNMVSSVNVIQDDILHLTQDLGKAKETGDNVMKTIQLLHESDKRIQEHYGSLNNIGTVLDRATSFHLDTNEDLLEFCSNFQTVGILKSNATENICVQSDDLSELELFLKTSAEPLDTASNTTSKNTPTATATDITRNTEVTSENATTSTGSNPDLEQSCGSVDNSSLSNDDEGFIHVAGKRGSTASVSSTALFESFSHRAIHVHDNVRGIFTLSDLCIVGDHVIVVDQYNSLVMKFDVSSGVCVEKLTVMEPHHIALIPDSSCVLFTCWSLNEIYTVEVEPILQVKGEPLKTSKHYIGIHVYNRQRMLVSALDKSIDVIDFHGQVIHSIRPRYHTVLPGIFGGNCILVPADLCLLSEDSILVLDGVRKSIVAVHFSGKILWSKHIDGLSGFTVFNGTVYVCNSKSNTIMTLSKDGKIRDRHFLSKFIGIKRPWALDVRENITVVSEDSPSGIFHIVIVDSDGLQCEKPE; this is encoded by the exons ATGGCGGCGAGTCGCCTAGCTTCTAACTTGACTGAAGACTACCTCACATGTAGTGTATGTTGTGAAATATTTAAAGACCCTCGCCAGTTATCGTGTGATCATTCGTTTTGCCTTTCCTGTTTACTTGACTACGGACAGAAATGTGTACAATCGGGTCAGATTAAATGTCCAATATGTCGGACAGCTAACTCATGTCCAAGTGGAGTGGAGTTTTGTACCTGGATTAAATCTTTACCGTCTGATCTGCTACTTATGGCAATCTTAACAACGGTGCAAAATCATGATTCGAACTCGCTAATTCCAAAAGAAGAAAGTGTGTTTTCTGAAAAAGAATCGACAGACGGCGGCGAATGTCAAAGCTTTTGTACAAAACATGAATCTAATATCATGGATGTATACTGTTTTACGCATGCACTGTTACTATGTGCGACTTGCGCCTGGATAGATCATGCACAATGTCTTAGTTTTCCACTTGATGATTGCTCTGAAAAACTTAATGGGCTCATCACACAGCTTATGACACGATTTGACAAACTGTCAAATCGTATTATTGACCTCAAACTACAAGGCGGACAGAGCAAGGACATGATTGTGAAATCTAAATCTAGTTCTCAAGCCTCGTTAAGAGAAATACAAGAAGTGCTACAACAGTTTTGGAGCAAAGCACAACTGAATGTGCAGCATCTCGCGCAGTCAATTCATCAACGTGACAACGACGTCCTCAATATGGTGTCCTCTGTTAATGTAATACAGGATGATATCTTGCATTTGACGCAGGATCTTGGAAAGGCAAAAGAAACCGGAGATAATGTAATGAAAACAATCCAGTTGCTGCATGAAAGTGATAAGCGGATACAGGAGCATTATGGTAGTCTAAACAACATTGGAACTGTTTTAGACAGAGCAACTTCATTCCATCTAGATACAAACGAGGACCTTTTGGAATTTTGTTCCAATTTTCAGACTGTCGGTATTTTGAAGTCGAACGCGACGGAAAATATCTGTGTTCAGTCGGACGATTTATCTGAATTAGAGCTATTTCTTAAAACATCGGCTGAACCCCTCGACACCGCATCTAATACAACCTCGAAAAATACACCTACTGCAACAGCGACTGATATCACAAGAAACACAGAGGTTACTTCAGAAAATGCTACAACTTCAACTGGTTCTAACCCCGATTTAGAACAATCATGTGGCAGCGTAGATAATTCTTCATTATCCAACGATGACGAAGgctttatacatgtagctgGGAAGCGCGGTTCTACAGCATCGGTATCTTCAACAGCGCTGTTCGAAAGCTTTTCGCATCGGGCAATTCACGTACATGACAATGTTCGGGGGATTTTCACTCTTTCTGATTTATGCATAGTCGGAGACCACGTGATCGTAGTGGACCAGTACAATAGCTTGGTAATGAAGTTCGATGTTAGTTCTGGGGTATGTGTTGAGAAACTGACCGTAATGGAACCTCACCACATCGCTCTAATCCCAGACTCTTCTTGCGTTCTTTTCACTTGTTGGTCTCTTAACGAGATTTACACTGTTGAAGTGGAACCTATTCTTCAGGTTAAAGGAGAACCTCTTAAAACTTCCAAACATTACATTGGCATTCACGTGTACAACAGACAGCGTATGCTAGTGTCAGCCCTCGACAAATCAATTGACGTCATCGATTTCCACGGCCAAGTCATCCATTCCATCCGACCACGCTATCACACTGTCCTTCCCGGTATTTTCGGAGGAAATTGTATTCTAGTACCTGCTGACCTCTGTCTGTTATCAGAGGACAGTATCCTTGTGTTAGATGGTGTGAGAAAATCCATCGTAGCCGTCCATTTTTCAGGGAAAATACTTTGGAGT AAACACATAGATGGACTTTCCGGTTTTACTGTCTTCAACGGAACGGTCTATGTATGTAATAGTAAATCAAACACAATTATGACCCTGAGTAAGGATGGGAAGATCAGAGATCGTCATTTCTTGTCGAAATTCATCGGCATCAAACGTCCCTGGGCATTAGATGTCCGCGAGAACATTACAGTTGTTTCAGAAGATTCGCCTTCAGGAATATTTCACATAGTCATTGTTGATAGTGATGGGTTACAATGTGAAAAACCGGAGTAA